The genomic interval aataaagactgcaGTAGTTAGCATCAGCGTGCGGCTGCCAGTCCATCGGGGGGTCTAGTTGTTGCCTTCTCCGCCGTCGTCGTCTTGCTGATCGCTCGTCCAGAGCGTTAGGTTGTCGCGGAGGAGCTGCATGATGAGCGTTGAGTCCTTGTAGGAGTCCTCGTTGAGGGTGTCCAGCTCGGCGATGGCGTCGTCGAAGGCTGTCTTGGCCAGGTGGCAGGCCTGCTCCGGCGCGTTCTGGATCTCGTAGTAGAAAACCGAGTAGTTGAGCGCCAGCCCGAGCCGGATGGGGTGGGTGGGCTGCATGTGCTCCTTGCTGATCTCGTGGGCTTCGCTATAGGCCTTCTCCGAAGACTCCACCACGGTCGCCCTCTTCTCGCCGGTGGCCACCTCGGCCAGGTAGCGGTAATAGTCCCCTTTCATCTTCAGGTAGAAGACTTTGCTCTCGTACTGCGTCTCGCTGCAGTTCTTGATCAGGTAGTTGTCCAGCAGGCTCAGCACATCCTGGCACACCGCTTCCAGCTCCTTCTCGATCTTCTCGCGGTAGGCACGGACCATCTCGATCTTCTTCTCGTTGCCGTCCGCAGAGGTCTTCTGCTCGATGCTGCTGATGACTCGCCAGGACGAGCGCCGCGCCCCCACCACGTTCTTGTAGGCGACGGACAACAGGTTCCTCTCTTCATTGGACAGGGGCTCGTTCAGCTCTGTCACCTGCGTGGAGAGAGGGGAGGCAAAAGAGACGTTTGGGTTAAGCCCCAGCCTTCTGACACCCCCATCACACCTTTGGGTGCTCCTGTGCATCTCTAGAGAGAGGCAGGGGGAGGCAGTCGGCTCGCAGAGTCCTGCTCTGTCATccagctctgtctctgctcccatcccagcaggagccagctgggaAATCGTGCTGTGGTCCAGAGCCACAACAAAAGGAGCAGGCGTTGGGTTTTATGTGAGAGATCAGCATCTTCCGGAACGAGAAAAGTCTTCTAGGAAAGAGATGCCTTTCACCTGTAGATGAGAGATGGGCTTGGTGATGCAGGGGAGAGGG from Motacilla alba alba isolate MOTALB_02 chromosome 19, Motacilla_alba_V1.0_pri, whole genome shotgun sequence carries:
- the YWHAG gene encoding 14-3-3 protein gamma; translated protein: MVDREQLVQKARLAEQAERYDDMAAAMKNVTELNEPLSNEERNLLSVAYKNVVGARRSSWRVISSIEQKTSADGNEKKIEMVRAYREKIEKELEAVCQDVLSLLDNYLIKNCSETQYESKVFYLKMKGDYYRYLAEVATGEKRATVVESSEKAYSEAHEISKEHMQPTHPIRLGLALNYSVFYYEIQNAPEQACHLAKTAFDDAIAELDTLNEDSYKDSTLIMQLLRDNLTLWTSDQQDDDGGEGNN